Genomic segment of Glutamicibacter sp. JL.03c:
CCATGTCGATGAATGGGAAATTCCTCAAGAACGGGCATATCGCCACCTACCCCTTGCGGCTGCCGATGAGCCTGAGCGATCGCATCGCCACGTTCAGGGGCGGACTCAAGGTGGTTGCCGGGGTCGCAAAATACACCTCGGTGGTCAGGAAGCGTGCCGGCGAGTCTGGCGCGTCGCGGCAGCAGCGAATCTACGACTTCGAGAATGAGCGTACATTCCAGGACTTCATCGGCGATTTGCCCCAGGATCCTGCTTCGCTCTTCAAGACCACGGTGACACGTTCGGCCGGAACCATGGACCAGATTTCTGCGGGCGCGGGCATTGGCTATTTCAGTCTGGTTCTCGGCTTCGGGCAGGGGTTGAACAAGGGGATCGTCGGCGGCCCCTCGACCTTGACTGAAAGCATCGCGGCGGCGCTTGATGGCCGGATTGAGCGGGGGGCGAGAGTCCAAGAAGTGGTCCATAAGCCCAATTCCGTTCTGGTGCGATACCAGCAATCCGGGCAGATGCATGAGGTCGAAGCACGCACCGTCATCCTTGCCACTACAGCAGATGTTTCGCATCGGATCGGTGTCGACCTGCCGCACGAACTGCAGGACGCGTTGTCGCAAATCAAGTACGGCCCGCACGTGAGTACGGCCTTCCTCACCGATGAAACTTCGGCACGGCACTGGGATGACATCTACGCCATTGCGGCACCCAAGCGTTCCTTTGCCATTGCGCTGAACCAAGCCAGCATCGTGCGCGGAAGTGAATCCTCCCGCCAGCCCGGTGGCAGCATGATGACCTTCTCCCCGGCTGACCTTGGCCAAGCGCTATTGGAGAAACCCGACAACGAAGTCATCGAAACCCATCTGAAAGATCTGGATGAGGTGCTGGGCGGACAGTTTGCCGATTCCGTCATCGAAGCGAAAACTGAACGCTGGAAGGTTGCCTCGCCGTATTCCTTCCCGGGCCGCGCTAAATTGCAAAGCACCCTGATGCGAGGTACCGATCGGGTGTTCCTGGCCGGTGACTTCATGGGCACCTTGTACACGGAATCCTCGGTGACCTCTGGTTTCTCAGCAGCCCAGAATGCCGCCAGCGTGCTGGCCACCCATCGGCAAAGCCCCAGGCTAGAGGTCCGGGAAGCGGTATAGCCACCAGCGAGTCGAGCGCTCATCACGAAAGACCGCGGCACATCGCATCTTAGATCGCGGAGTTCAAGAACCAAGTTTCACGATTCACGACAAGGAAAGAGAGCAGGGCAAAATGGAAAATTTTGACTTCGCAGAGCTCTTGTCACGGGTTTCCGACGCACTGTGGGGACCTATGGCGTACGTTGTACTGGGGTTGGGCATTGCCTACTCCGTAGCGACCAAGGGGGTGCAGTTCACCCGCATCCCGGACATGTTTCGCCAATTGCGCGAGAATGACGGAAGCCAAGGCGGCCTGTCGTCCTTCCAGGCTTTGGTCCTGGCATTGGCTTCCCGCGTCGGCGTAGGCAGTATCGCCGGTGTCGCCACCGCAATTTTTGCTGGCGGACCGGGCGCACTGCTATGGATGGCGGTGACCGGTTTGGTGGGCTGCACCGTCGGGTATGCCGAGGCCACGTTATCCCAGGCCTTCAAGCGAAGGGTGATGGATGAAGATCGGCAGAAGGCCAACGAAGACATCGGCGGCATGCCGTACTACATCAAGTACGGCCTCAAGTTGCCGAAGATTGGCGCTCTTGTCGGGGTGCTCGGTGTTGTCGGATACGGTGTGGTCTTCCCCGGATTCCAGGTCAATACGATTGCTGCGAGTGCAGAACTTGCTTTCAATATCCCATCATGGATCCCGGCAATCCTGGTGACCGTGCTGATCGCCGGGGTGATCTTCGGCGGCACGACTCGCCTGGTCAAGGTCACCCAGCTTCTCGTCCCGGTTCTTGCCGTCGGATATCTGATTCTTGCCCTGGT
This window contains:
- a CDS encoding protoporphyrinogen/coproporphyrinogen oxidase: MKDVVIVGAGLAGLSAGWRLRHWDTLLLEADDRVGGRIKSERRGAYWLNWGGHVFAGENSSTESLLNEVGVSAVNIPGSLQAMSMNGKFLKNGHIATYPLRLPMSLSDRIATFRGGLKVVAGVAKYTSVVRKRAGESGASRQQRIYDFENERTFQDFIGDLPQDPASLFKTTVTRSAGTMDQISAGAGIGYFSLVLGFGQGLNKGIVGGPSTLTESIAAALDGRIERGARVQEVVHKPNSVLVRYQQSGQMHEVEARTVILATTADVSHRIGVDLPHELQDALSQIKYGPHVSTAFLTDETSARHWDDIYAIAAPKRSFAIALNQASIVRGSESSRQPGGSMMTFSPADLGQALLEKPDNEVIETHLKDLDEVLGGQFADSVIEAKTERWKVASPYSFPGRAKLQSTLMRGTDRVFLAGDFMGTLYTESSVTSGFSAAQNAASVLATHRQSPRLEVREAV